From the genome of Capsicum annuum cultivar UCD-10X-F1 unplaced genomic scaffold, UCD10Xv1.1 ctg66432, whole genome shotgun sequence:
CTATTTTGTGCCACTGCATCTAGCATTGGGTAGACCTCATTCAATAACTGTCCTAGCTCtaccatatcttttgtttcattTCTTCTGGAACAATCACAAACACTTTTTTGATTATGGATCTACTACAAGAAATTCAATGCGTAACCTCAGCATTCAATGTGTATTCCTaaataatctcatttttcaattattcaaccatttcaTCTCACCAAGTTTAATGTTAGACAGATTAGTCAATATTTATCTCTTTCGATGCAACAACAAAATCTTATTTGTAACAAGTGGTTTTATTGGTTGGTTAATTGGTCACATTTTATTCATGAAATGGCTTGGATTGGTATTAGTCTGGATACGGAAAAATTATTCTATTAGATCGAATAAGTACATTCGATCTAATAAGTACCTTGTGTTAGAATTGAGAAATTCTATGGCTCGGATCTTTAGTATTCTCTTATTTATTACCTGTGCCTACTATTTAGGCAGAATACCCTTGCCCATTCTTACTAAGAAATTAAATGAAGCTAAGAAACATAAAGTGGccttaaaaatagaagaaatggaGTAAAGTGAGGAAGAAAGAGATGTAGAAACTACTTTCGAAATGAAGGGGACTAAACAGGAACAAGAGGGATCCACTGAAGAAGATCCTTTTCCTTCTCCTTCCCTTTTTCAAGAGGGATCCACTGAAGAAGATCCTTATCCTTCTCCTTCCCCTTATTCAGAAGAAGGGTTGGATTCGGGCAAAATCGATGAAATGGAAGAAATTCGAGTGAATAGAAAGgacaaaataaatgataaattccACTCTCACCTGATAGAGAGAGGCTATAAAAATATTAGTACTagtaattgtgaaatttatgataaaaaagattcttatctgaatttgattcaaaaatcaaaaactagaaaaaagtaagtaataaactaataaaaagacGGAAACATAAGCTAAATACAAGAAGAGATAAGAAGAGATGCGTCAGCCCCCTATATATTTGA
Proteins encoded in this window:
- the LOC124893853 gene encoding uncharacterized mitochondrial protein AtMg00370-like, producing MKIINSVIVVGLYYGFLTTFSIGPSYIFLLRALVMEEETEKKVSATTSFIIGQLMMFISIYFVPLHLALGRPHSITVLALPYLLFHFFWNNHKHFFDYGSTTRNSMRNLSIQCWFYWLVNWSHFIPNKYIRSNKYLVLELRNSMARIFSRIPLPILTKKLNEAKKHKVALKIEEME